In Osmia lignaria lignaria isolate PbOS001 chromosome 13, iyOsmLign1, whole genome shotgun sequence, the DNA window TCTTTCAAGTTGTAATTGTGCGTAATACTTTACTTTTTATACAGAATTGCTGATTTCGTAACACTAGTTTGTAATTTTTAGTCTCCCCTgaacaataatacattatttttatattacgaaAACTAATAGTAAGCATATACATCATGATAGAACGTCACATGAATTCAATGCACGAATCAGATATTGCATTTAAACGTATtctgtattaaatatttaaaaaactgagcaacatttcaaaaattttgtatatGACAATACGCAGAAGGCCTTTATATTATTGAAGACTCttgatatttgtaaaatttatcttatatttaatttattattaaaaaattacattccgttttttcaatgtaaatttttatttctaaaattaactACAGAAACGACTGCGTTTATTATAGCAAGCGTTTACTGATTAAGAATATTTATCTAGATTGCATTTTGTGTTAATACAGGTTGTAATATAGTTCAAACGGTGTCTTCTATTAAATTCGAATGAAACAGTAAAAAACGATAGTATTTACTTTCCTGCAAATTTTATAACACATGCGGAGTGTTCTATATACTATTCAATGAAACGTTGTTCATGAATACTATTATAAGCTCCAATAAGCTCTGACAGTTAATAATGTTTAATGGTTATAAACGAAAGCCTCAAACAGTTATTAGCTGTAATAAACCGAGCCGCGAAAGCCTCAAAATTCTTATTATAAGCTCTGTGATTCGATTTGTAATTAGTATGATGTGTGTGCGTATGTGAACAGTAAAATATGGATCTTATAAATTCTTAAAGCTATAcatgtaattattattactattgttgttgttattacaGCTAACTAGTCTGCGAAAACtattgcaaattttttaattggggatcaaattttcataaaattgtattatcaATAACTTATGATTTGTGTTTGTCTATcttcagaaattattaaaagatgtgtaagtattaaaaatttaataaacaataataacaggtttctttccatcatttttattgttttttttttttcaattgtcagtattatatacattattttttcaaaccTTATGTTATAAGagagtaaataataaattacacaaTTAATTGATTGTAAAGGATAACAACAATTAATTCTAGGTAAAGAATAATtcagaaaaattaagaaataataaaaatgataaatgtttaatatttgGTACATAATGTACAATATACATTGCTTATGTtctatttctaatttatttagaaCACAGGTGTTATACTTCAAAATCCCTTTAATTTGGtaggaataatttattaaaattttgtttcacTAAGCATATACAGAACATTTCTTTAACTGTTACTGTACAATaaactgtatattttttttactatatttttataccaagataatttattttttagaacTAATTCCAGTTATAGGATTGACTTCAAGTATTTGCATACGTTCCAGTTGTGCAAGTCTACTTTCTTCGGTAAATGATTCTGGTAATGGTGGGTATGctatagaatttaattaaattatttaatagtgAATATTAAGTAGgatattactattttaaattattaacttaATCAATTCGTCTTTTTCAATTTACTATATTTATAAACTATAGATCACAGTTTGATACATAATATGTATAGAATTTAACTTACCATATGTTTTAAGGAACATGAACAACCAAATACTGAAGGCACATCCCAAGAATGTATATCCAAGACATGCTTTCCAATCACCTGATGGGGCTAGGAATTCACTAAATGTTTGACGATAACTGGCACGATATAATGCTTTCTTCTCTTCTATTGATAATTTTTTCCAATcacccttttctttctctcttaatGCCTACATaaagattaatataaaaaataatgaaacatttaatttgttaatgaaaaaCATATAACAGCTATATTTTGTCAATTATATTTGGAAATTTacaattatacaaattattttacCATGATATCTGGGGTATTTGCTTTGAATCGAATAGCAGGCATAGGAAAATCAGCTCGATCTAAGTAGGTAGGTTCCCCATTGTATCCATTGCCTACTATATCTCGATTACCAATTTTATCTGGGAATACTGGACCAGGCAAGGCCATTCCACGGGTACACATATATGGTACACTTTGTCGTAAACGGAAGAGGAATAACTTGTTAGCCATTGTGTACTGAAATAATAAGATTATTTAATgatgtataaaattttttatatttcatctttTATAAATACCCATATTATCTAAAATTTTGAAGTCAATCCCTTGTTTAAGCTTTATTGATACGAGATATGTGATTATATTAAAAAACGAAGTATAAAAACTTAGATACGaaatattattgataaaatatttaaatacttttgaaatattaatgtaatttacaacaacatgaaattaaaaaatatataaaagcaCTTAAtttttctacattacatattgaTCATCTCGTTCGGTGGTTATCTAACACTCAATTGCACGAAAAgtatgtaaaaattaaaatgatatatgTTTTAACTTATCAGAAATAATACATTATTGTATGATAATGTAATATTACTCAATATTACACGCAATTATTAACAAAGTAAGTGAAAACTTACTTTTTTTGCAAACTCAGATGTAAGGAAACGTAATATGGCTACTACGTTGTACAGTGGAGTGGGTTAGATCATGGTTCGGTATATTCGTATGGGTAATACATTGTATGTGCATAAGTActtaatatgtatgtatatgtatatatctatacatatatatatatgtatatataaataaactaTCGATATGTAATTTGTATCTGACAATTAGTATTTAAACGACTATGATGATGGTTCAGTTTattcatgaaaaatttttaattttgttctaaGAAACATCTTCGTAGAAAAGAAATATgtttatttcgttaaacaaataattgttttatattaAACGATAGATTTTAACTTCGTatcaataatactgttatttcaatgaaattaattaacaagtgaaattgtaattttctataattaatgcAACGTACAAAACACTTTTCTGTATTGTAAATTTTGATATGATAGATATTagtaatacatatgtatacattttcaaatatttttttaaaatttattattagatattttgcaaaattttaataaaaagttgaAATGCATCTACCTTATCGACTAGGTGAATTTATATACGAAAAGTTACATAAAATAGTCTTTAATTCTGCCTATAGGATCGCATAGGTTGTGCGGGTATAAACCCGCGGTTGCTTACGGCATGGCGTTAGCCAAGTCGTGTGTCATTGTACGTTGCATATGAAAAGTGTAATACATTTATAACGTTTTTATTTTACATGTtgtatattaatgaaaaacttttTATACATACTTTAACGGTAAGTGAAAATTTCAGGTGAACAATAACAGCAGTGCCTTAAGAGATAAATGATATTTGTAGGCGAGTTCTGTTCAAAGATTCAGTGAGGTTTTGATATGGCGGCAAATTTTAGTTAGGCAAGCATTTATTGTAAAACGGtaatattctttaattatttcatcgGTTATTTAAATGTGAGTGTGTCACAATTTTTGTGTTACATTACAAGTAAAGCGGGCTCGTTTGTAATATTAAGTTATAGCTAAAAATTGAAATGCTGTATGTTTCTGCATTTTAAAGCACAGTGGCGACATATCATGGCGACAAGAATTTCTTAGCTGCGGTTGTGTATCTCGGTTATTTTCATACCGAATACGTACGCCAAGGAATTTCTTTGTGAAATAACATATTTAGTAAATTGAcatattgtatataaaatttttttcattgaattttcaattgcaTTTTAATCATCTGCATCAAAGTGATGTAATTATATTGTATTAGCTAGGCATAACATGCAATTAGTCTGTCCTGTGTATATTCTTTATGACATTATGACTGAAATAAAGAATTGTAATACAGTAGCTgtatattaatttcaaatattactgTTTTTATGTCTATTCACGTATTGATTTTTTATACTTCTTTAAGATTACTTACAATGAACAAGCGCCGTAGAACATCTTCAGTTGCAAGTAGAGGAACAGAAGATGATGGGGATGATATACCACGTGAACCAACAAAGAGACGAAAAAAATTGGACCCTGTAAGTTGTTTTGTTGTAGAttcttaaatatataaaatgaattgaaaattgaatcttaacatttatttgatttaaaatGTTTAGAGTGACTTGTGTCAACAATTGTATGATGTGTTGAGAAATCAAAAAAAGGAAGATGGAACGCTATTGTGTGACGCATTCATACGTGTGCCTAAACGTCGACAAGAACCAGGATATTATGAAGTTGTAACAAATCCTATAGACCTGTTAAAGGTTCAGCAAAAATTGAAAACAGATGAATATAGGGATATGGATGATTTAGCTGCTGATATTCAACTTATGGTTAACAATGCAAAAGCTTTTTATATGGTAATATATGTTGAATCAAATTAATGTACATCTATATCGACATAGATTAATATcttgattataataattttttaaatgtagcGTACATCTCCTGAATACAAAGATGCCACTGAACTTTGGGAATTATGTGTAAATACAAAAAACCGTATTATGGAAGAATATGAAGATCCAGAACCCAAAGGGAAACTAATTCTAAAAGTAGCACGACTGGTGGGTAACGGCATAAAACTATGtgcatattataattaataatttgtataaaattaattatacaggCTCGAAAAGCTACATTAAAGCAAGAAGATGCGGAAGATACATCTGAAAGTTCTACGAATCCTGATGAAGAGACAATGCAACAATTTGAAGACTTATTTGCAGCAGTTATGACAGCAACAGATCCAGCTGATAATAATAGGCCATTACACACAATGTTTCAATTGAAACCATCTAAAAAGGTAATAACTTTTTACCAgtgaaatatcaacatttttcgAAACTGAAATATCGTATGAACAATCTTACATTTTCAGTTATATCCAGAATATTACGATGTGATCGAGACGCCGGTAGATCTAAAAACAGTTGCAAGAAAAATTCAAGAAGGAGCTTATAATACTATTTCAGATATGGAAAAGGATTTAATGTTAATGTGTCGTAATGCTTGTCAATTTAATGAACCTGGTTCACAAATTTATAAAGATGCTAAGCTTTTAAAGAAGATTATTACCGCTGCAACAAGAAAACAAGATACCGGAATAAGTAGCAATATTCCAAAAATTGCGACAACTGCGCCATCGACACGAAGTAAAAGAGGAAGTCGTACAATGGCACAATCTTTAATAGCCCAAACTGCGTCGTTGCCAGACGAAGATGAAGAAAGTGATGACGAAGAAGAGGAACCTGCAGAAACTGAAGAAGCTGACAATCCACAATGGCAGCTGTTTCAGACTATAAGAACAGCACCTAACaatcaaggtatttaaatggTTTACAATACTTCTAATGTTACAATGTTTTATGATAATAGTATTAGTAATATTTTTGTTCCTTGCATAGGAGTTAGAATGAGTGAATATTTTTGGAAACTGCCATCGAAGAGATTATATCCtgattattataaaatgattaagAATCCTATTTCTTTATTACAAATTCGTACGAAGATAAAGGtagtgaagaaaaaaaaaaaataatgatctcACCTTTTCAAAATTACTGTTATTTAATTTGTCGTTATTTTAGAAAGGTGAATATGGTACTGTTAGTGAAGTAGCTGGTGACATGAATATTATGTTTGAAAATGCAAAGAAGTATAATATTCATACATCTAGATTATACAAGGTAATgtatattaattgatttaaatcTATCTATGTTCTTAACTTATATTACTTACTTTTATTGCTTTGTGTTAAAGTGTGCTGTAAAACTACAAAAGATTATGCAGGAGAAAGTGCAAGAATTATTAGAATTTGATCAGGTAAATAAAACTCTGTCGAGGTAAGAacgtatttttctttaattatataatttcttttacaattGAATTGTAATAGATTTTAGCACATTAGAATATTTAATGTGCTGAAATATCAAtcaatattatataaaagattattttaaCACAAACTGTTTTTTTATACTAAATAAATTGTGTATAAATTTTACATGTTTTATATTGCATTTAGGATTCAGATTCAGATAGTGAATTTGAAAATAGTTCTCATCAACCTAAACTTATTAAACGTGCTTCAAATCTATTAACACGTGGAAAATATAAAGACAATATTCCGTTGAAAAAGAGATTGTATGCATTGGTTAAATGTGTTATGGAATACGTTGTAAGTAATTCCAATCTTAAATACTGAAACTGAAGCTTATCAATATAGAGTTCTTCGTTATATTACAGTGCGAAGATGGACGGCAACCAATGTTAATGTTCATGGAAAAGCCTTCAAAAAAATTATATCCAGATTATTATCAAGTAATAGCAGAACCTATTGATATGTTAGCTATTGAAGCTAATATCAAAGCAGAAAAATATCAGAGTGAAAACGAATTGATACAAGATTTCAAGGTATattttatacatgtatatatttatatatttaactaaATATTTATTACTGTATTTTATATCGCATTTTTCTTATCAGTTAATGTTTAATAACTGTCGTCAATACAATGAAGAAGGTTCTTTAATATATGAAGATGCAAATACTTTGGAAAGAGTTTTAATGGATAAAGTGAAAGAGTTAGGTCCTTTGCCAGACACGCCGAAACCTACGAAATCCAGTGCATCTACGCCTACTCGTAATGTTGGGTATGTATTATGTTTATATATGCAAGATGTCCTAAAATATTGTTTTGGCTTTTGGGATAGATTTTCGGTTTttgggacatcctgtatatgactacagaaatatacatatattagaaTTTATTTACAAAGGTTGTAACATAATTGATgtgtaaaaatgtaatatacatttttacaaTTACATAGGAGACCTAAAAAAGTTGTACCATTACACttacaaaaattgaaaactatgtATGATACTATAAAGGATTATCACGATGCAAAAGGGAGACAATTGtctttaatttttatgaaattgccAAATAAAAACGAGTATCCCGATTATTATGAAGTTATAAAACAACCAATGAATATGGAAAAAATTGCTTCTACGCTGAAAAATAATGGATATGACAATTTGGATGAACTCGTGTCCGATTTCATCTTAATGTTTGATAATGCTTGCAAATATAATGAGCCTGATTCACAAATATATAAGGTTTGTATTTGatatatattgaaatatttatttgagagtaaaataaagttttaaataaatcatGATATTGATTTCGAAACGaaacaaagatttatttatttaaaagttatagtctttgttattttctttttaataattttaaatataagaaaagatAAATCATTTATATAGAGTAACGAATTTATCGTAATTGATAGCAGTTACTTTTACGTTAGTTAATGACCTCAAATATTATTGAAAGATGTAATTATTGTTGTATTTATGGCCCagattaaattgattttatagAATCTTTACTATAGTGTGTAAAAATAATGTGGATATTAAGGTTCAATTGAAATTTCGCGCTAAAACATGGAAAGCTCGATGTGTTTACGGTCATAGTTTTTGAGGTTACGCGAAGTAAGCTTCCTCCGCAGCTTTGTCGTTTCATGTCATTTCGCGTAAAAATTTTAACgtataacaaataatttttatccgcgaataaatataataataaattctttgCGAATATGTGATTTTACCAAAGTAATTATACACAAAGTTCATGGAAAAGTGTTCAGTAGATAATAATAGAAGTGATCTGCTTTGTAAGATTTTTGTGCATGTGTGTGTGCTCTGTTCAGAATGTTTGAACAAGGAGACAGTAGcaatgaaagtaatatttttatacaaagagCACTAAAAGTTCGACCTTGTTTTATTCGTTTAATGAGAGATAAAGAAGTAGATCAACGTTTATCAAAAAAATGCAAGACAAATGAAGCAGAAGTAAACAGTTAACTTattttttttccaatatatTATTCTCTTCTtgtagatatttttatttatctataaaacgttaataatttatgaaatattaaaatgatattcTAGGACGCATTAATTTTGCAACGATTAGTTCTTCAAACTAAGTTACAATTAAGTGAAGATGAAGAAAGTGTACCAGATGTATCAGCTGCAGTTCAAGAAATATTAGCAACAATTTTTACTGCTCTTTATAATCATCAAGATGAAGAAGGAAGATGTTACTCAGATTCTATGGCGGAACTTCCAGAACATGATATTATCGACGAAAAGAAGTatgttatttcttatttaatttgcGTTATTTAACAATTGTTTATTACCCGTTCAGTTtgaataaattctttttatgtattagGGTACGAGGATTATCGTTGGATTTAATTAAAAGGAGATTAGATCGCGGAGTGTATAAGCGATTAGACCGGTTCCAAGAAGATGTATTTACGTGTTTAGAAAGAGCTAGAAGATTATCACGTACAGATTCACAACCATTTGAAGATAGCGTGGAGCTTCAAGCATTTTTTTTACGTACTCGCGATGAAGTAACTCGTGGCGGAGATTTATTACACTCACCTGCACTCAACTATACACTTTTAGATCTCTCTACTCAGGTCGCAGAATTGAAACGTGCAAAACAACAACAAGAATTGTCATTACCCAACGAAGATGAAAGTTGCGATGGAAATGAGGCAAAAGTACGTAATACTTCACgtcataaaatataattttctataaaaattacaaaaatttataaatatttttattttgtttatttaggATGCTGAAACAAATACCAGCACAGAGAGAAATAATAGTGATAATGGTGGTTCAATGAGTTTTAATCAAGAAGTATATAGAGCGGGTGATTTTGCGTATATAGAACCTACAGAACGAGGGATGGAGTATAGTGTAGTTCTTATAGAACGGCTATGGACTAATGCGGAAGGACAACAAATGTTATACGgcaatttattttatagacCAAGTGAAACTTATCATGTAGCATCTAGAAAATTTCTTGATAAAGAGTTATTTAAAAGCGATGCCCATGTCGCTGTACCTTTGGCTAAAGTAGCTGGAAGGTGTTGTGTTTTAAGTGTTAAGGATTATTTTAGAATGCAACCAGAAGGTTTCATAGAAAAAGATGTTTATGTATGTGAATCACGATACTCGACGAAAGCGAGAGCTTTCAAAAAAATCAAAGTGTGGAATTTCGATCCGGatcatttgaaattaatttcaagagAGAAACCGTTAGAACCAAAGCGAGTTATATCAGTTTATAAAGAAAGATTAGAAAAGCATAAAGAAGAAATTGCTGAAttagaagaaggagaaaaattGACGGAAAAAGAAAGACCTGTGAGCAATTCAAATTCGTAACAGTTCATAGCATTACAATATGATATAGTAATTTTttgctttaaaaattatttctgttttATAGAATGTGATACTATATAATCCAGAAGACACGGAGAATACTTATTATGAACAATATAATACATGTGCGGGTTCTGTAAAAACTGGAGATTTTGTTTATGTAGCAACAGATGGAGGCAGGCAACAAATTGCACAAATCGATGCTATATGGTCGACAAAAGAGTAAGTGATAcattttagaaataaatatcGTATACAGAAATTCAAACaactgtttaatttttttttagcgGAAAGTGTTACTTTAAGGGGCCATGGTTGTTAATGCCTGCAGAAGTACCACATACGCCTACAAAGTTATTTTATAAACAAGAATTATtcctatctacagtagatggtACTCATCCTATCGTGGCCATTGTTGGAAAGTGTGCTGTTCTTGACTATGGAGAATATATTTGTAGTAAGTATACGAAGAGTACATTAGTAGTAGTACATTAATAAGTATGCATTTTATAGAAACATTATACTTTTATTCAAATTGATACGCTTGTTTAGGTCGACCCACAGAGATTCCAGAAgatgatatatatatttgtgAATCTTTATACGATGAAAGTAAAAGCCTCATGAAAAAACTTGGACAAGaaggtttaaaaaaattaaatcataGTTCAGCAGTAACTGAAgatgaaatatatttctttcgAAGGCCTATTAATCCTGCTAAGGTGAGAAAACTTGAGTAATATCCTACACAAAAGTCTAATAACAATAAGTAGCCTGTTATTTGATATGCAACTAACTGAATATAATTGCTTTGCATGTGATGTGTGTGTTATAGGTTCCGGGCGATGTGGCTCAGACGCAAAATCAAGTCAAGTCTGTTACTCCTAGCTCAACTCAGTTTGAAATGGTAATTTCTATCATTAACTACTGTTAAGTTTCATCTGTTAACAATATTATGGAAATGCATGTTCTATGAAAATCACACGCAAGCTCACATGCAAATTGATAATGATTCCAAATATTATGAGCTTAAATTATGACTATACACTATATGCAATATGACTTGCATGTGATAAAAATATTGTGTACTAGTTCATATATCTGAGCATGCTTTTCATCTTATGCCGGCATATTcattttactttctttctttctttctttttctttcttacatgTTTTTCTTTTCGTGAAAGTATATTTTTCTATGTAGTATTTAATAGAAGTACATTATTTTTCGTGGATTTCAATTCAGAGCACCTGTTGGGTTTAtccatatgtatgtacatacatatacgatGTACGTAGAATACCACCAAAAGTCTCGCTTCCATGTCACTCTAAcccaaataatgtaaaaatcaAGCATTTTACTTTAAATGGAATGTATGCATAAAGTACTAATATCAAGGTTTTAGGATATAGACAAAAAATCAAATTGAACTAttgaaataatatcattattgctatactTTAACTTGTACTACAAATGATATTTGTAAATTTCTGTAACTAAGAAAAGTCTATGTAATCGGTAggattatacaaaattattatattgatatcaaaagaaaatatatacatatatatattcataACATTACATTCGGTAACGGATAATGAACGTAACATAACGTAAATGGTATAGGAGGCATCACCATTGTTACCGAAGCTGGAACCCGATGTACTAGGCATGGGAGTAGGATTAGGAGTGGGAGTAGGAGTAGGAGTTGGGGAGGACAGCATGGACGCTGGTGGTCCACCGTCCGTTGGATCTGCAGAAGCTCAACCGGTGCTCTCCAATACTCAAACACCTGTGTCAACTAAAAAGGTAGGCCTTATCGTGACATTATTTTGATTATATGTTTCAtttgatttatttcattttaattttatttatttaaaaaaatatgccAGCATATTTTTTGTTTTGCACCGTTTCAGCGTTGTTATTTAACATTAGAACGACAATTAGATGTTTTATCCGTGAAGGTATAATATCGGTAAGACGTTGACATTATAATTTGTGTTTTCCTCTGTTTAGAAAACGGCGGGTAAGAAATTAGTTACGGGCTATATTTTATATTCGAGTAAAATGCGAACGCAGATTACACAAAACAATCCTGAATCATCCTTTGGGGAGATTAGCAGAATTGTTGGTAACgaggtatttatttattttttactgttGATTTTTAGTTTACTATAAGAATTCATCGAAGAAGGAAAGTATGCAGATTAAATGGTTCCAAGcataatattataaagaaagttaccgaattatttttatcaaatattgtcGAGGGAGTGTTGTGTCATTCTGCATGCTTCATCTTTCTTTCAAGTACGTTACGATTTTCCCGCCAAAACAGCAAATATTATTACTGTGATAAAAGTTATTATTTGAACACAAACATTGTATGCAATAATTGTTGAAACATACTGTAGATTAGGTTTGCAAAGGTTTGAAATATTGCATTctgaaaagttaattaaaatagaaggAGAAATTGTACAAAATATCCTTTTTCAATTTCAGTGGAGAAAATTGCCAGCAGGAGAGAAACAGGCTTGGGAAGAAAGAGCAATTAAAATGAACGAGGATGGTGGACAACTTAAAGGAAATGCTGTTTCAGTAGGCACTAATGCTTTACAAGATGTAGTATACGAATGTTGTTGGGATAATTGTGACTGGCAATTTGAAGATATGACTGATTGTATCGACCATTGTATCGCCGAACAAAATGGTCATGTTCAATCATCTTTTGTTAATGCCGCTAGTGGTAAGTGTATCATATTATTCTAATACTATTAAGAATAAAGTTTTAAGATTTATACGCTTCAATAGATGTAGAATTTCAATGCCAGTGGCGAGGTTGTGGTCGTACGAAAAAGTCTGTACCTCCATTTCCAAGTGTACAAAGGCTTGCAAGGCATGTTAAAGAGGTTCATATTCTTAAGTCGAATGGTCGCATCATACCTCCTTTAGAGAGAAGCAAGTATGTTAAATCTTACTATACCATAAATacgtatttttaaattcatgattcagtatcttttattatttttattttagaaactaCATGGCATCAAAAGGTCCAACGGTATTACCACCAATGGAAACAGGTAATTGGTTTTTAACAATTCAACTTTTTaacgataaaaatataaatttcatctAAGCAAACAGGGGAACATGTTAATATTCTGTCTATTCTTATgtgtacatttattttattatagaaaCATCGGCAGCTGCGACGCAAACAAGTAACATACCAGTCGTTAAGCAACCTGAACCAATGTTCGTTGCTGTTCCTCCAAGACCAAGTCGTGTATTACATTCAGATGCCTACTTAcggtaaatttttataattttagtcaaatttgtgaatttttaaaaacacattatttatttctttagatACATTGAAGCATTAAATGTAGAAAACCGATACATATCAAATTGGGATAAACAAATGAATGCTAATCCTGATAACACACAAATTCCTGATGTAACAAAATTACCTGTTGAATGGTTAGGTAACGGTGTAGGCAACCATGGAAATGTGGTGAATGCCTTATGGACGCTCAAAAACATGATGATGCGAGATGTGTTAGCCATCAATAAAACTTTATAGCTTATAATTCGTTAAGATCTATAATCTTTAAAATTCGATGCTACCTTAAAACAATTTTCAGGTCCGTCGATGCTAGATGAAAGACTGAAAAACTATTATTTGAATATGAGCGTATCTGTACTTCCAGATCATTTTTCTCGTTTTACAGCTCTTACAACACTACTGATTTCCGGTTTGTAAGTAAAAGCATTAGAAAATTGACTTCGT includes these proteins:
- the polybromo gene encoding protein polybromo isoform X5, coding for MVRYIRMGNTLLLTMNKRRRTSSVASRGTEDDGDDIPREPTKRRKKLDPSDLCQQLYDVLRNQKKEDGTLLCDAFIRVPKRRQEPGYYEVVTNPIDLLKVQQKLKTDEYRDMDDLAADIQLMVNNAKAFYMRTSPEYKDATELWELCVNTKNRIMEEYEDPEPKGKLILKVARLARKATLKQEDAEDTSESSTNPDEETMQQFEDLFAAVMTATDPADNNRPLHTMFQLKPSKKLYPEYYDVIETPVDLKTVARKIQEGAYNTISDMEKDLMLMCRNACQFNEPGSQIYKDAKLLKKIITAATRKQDTGISSNIPKIATTAPSTRSKRGSRTMAQSLIAQTASLPDEDEESDDEEEEPAETEEADNPQWQLFQTIRTAPNNQGVRMSEYFWKLPSKRLYPDYYKMIKNPISLLQIRTKIKKGEYGTVSEVAGDMNIMFENAKKYNIHTSRLYKCAVKLQKIMQEKVQELLEFDQDSDSDSEFENSSHQPKLIKRASNLLTRGKYKDNIPLKKRLYALVKCVMEYVCEDGRQPMLMFMEKPSKKLYPDYYQVIAEPIDMLAIEANIKAEKYQSENELIQDFKLMFNNCRQYNEEGSLIYEDANTLERVLMDKVKELGPLPDTPKPTKSSASTPTRNVGRPKKVVPLHLQKLKTMYDTIKDYHDAKGRQLSLIFMKLPNKNEYPDYYEVIKQPMNMEKIASTLKNNGYDNLDELVSDFILMFDNACKYNEPDSQIYKDALILQRLVLQTKLQLSEDEESVPDVSAAVQEILATIFTALYNHQDEEGRCYSDSMAELPEHDIIDEKKVRGLSLDLIKRRLDRGVYKRLDRFQEDVFTCLERARRLSRTDSQPFEDSVELQAFFLRTRDEVTRGGDLLHSPALNYTLLDLSTQVAELKRAKQQQELSLPNEDESCDGNEAKDAETNTSTERNNSDNGGSMSFNQEVYRAGDFAYIEPTERGMEYSVVLIERLWTNAEGQQMLYGNLFYRPSETYHVASRKFLDKELFKSDAHVAVPLAKVAGRCCVLSVKDYFRMQPEGFIEKDVYVCESRYSTKARAFKKIKVWNFDPDHLKLISREKPLEPKRVISVYKERLEKHKEEIAELEEGEKLTEKERPNVILYNPEDTENTYYEQYNTCAGSVKTGDFVYVATDGGRQQIAQIDAIWSTKDGKCYFKGPWLLMPAEVPHTPTKLFYKQELFLSTVDGTHPIVAIVGKCAVLDYGEYICSRPTEIPEDDIYICESLYDESKSLMKKLGQEGLKKLNHSSAVTEDEIYFFRRPINPAKEASPLLPKLEPDVLGMGVGLGVGVGVGVGEDSMDAGGPPSVGSAEAQPVLSNTQTPVSTKKKTAGKKLVTGYILYSSKMRTQITQNNPESSFGEISRIVGNEWRKLPAGEKQAWEERAIKMNEDGGQLKGNAVSVGTNALQDVVYECCWDNCDWQFEDMTDCIDHCIAEQNGHVQSSFVNAASDVEFQCQWRGCGRTKKSVPPFPSVQRLARHVKEVHILKSNGRIIPPLERSKNYMASKGPTVLPPMETETSAAATQTSNIPVVKQPEPMFVAVPPRPSRVLHSDAYLRYIEALNVENRYISNWDKQMNANPDNTQIPDVTKLPVEWLGNGVGNHGNVVNALWTLKNMMMRDVLAINKTL